A DNA window from Niabella yanshanensis contains the following coding sequences:
- the nagA gene encoding N-acetylglucosamine-6-phosphate deacetylase, with amino-acid sequence MDRFLKIVNAKVITSQGIVNEGVVTVKNGLIESVGNKNIDIEGAVEIDAAGLYLSPGFIDLHIHGGGGADFMDGTAEAFLTIAQTHARYGTTAMYPTTLTSEKKDLLETLQVFERANKRNDNGAQLMGMHLEGPYFSMSQRGAQDPRYIRNPDPAEYKEVVAASASIKRWSSAPELEGAVEMGRFLRSRGILPAIAHTDAIYEEVAEAFENGYTLATHFYSGMSGVMRRNGYRYAGVIESGYLINEMDVEVIADGVHLPAPLLKLIYKIKGADHIALITDAMRAAGMPEGDSILGGMETGLKVVVDKGVAWLPDRSSFAGSVATADRLVRNIINLAEVSLTDAVKMISLTPARIMGIDSHKGSIAVGKDADLVLFDEDIQIRKTIVKGNIVYSSDNR; translated from the coding sequence ATGGACAGATTTCTTAAAATAGTTAACGCAAAAGTCATCACCTCCCAAGGTATTGTCAACGAGGGGGTAGTTACTGTAAAGAATGGACTCATTGAAAGTGTTGGCAATAAAAATATTGACATAGAAGGCGCTGTGGAAATTGATGCAGCTGGTTTATACCTTTCGCCAGGCTTTATCGATTTACACATACATGGAGGAGGGGGAGCCGATTTTATGGATGGAACAGCAGAAGCTTTTCTGACCATTGCTCAAACCCATGCCCGTTATGGCACTACCGCGATGTACCCTACTACGCTAACCAGTGAAAAAAAGGACCTGCTCGAAACGCTGCAGGTATTTGAACGCGCCAACAAAAGGAACGACAATGGCGCCCAATTAATGGGCATGCACCTGGAAGGGCCTTATTTTTCTATGAGCCAGCGGGGGGCGCAAGATCCGAGGTATATCCGGAATCCTGATCCTGCCGAATATAAGGAAGTAGTGGCGGCCTCTGCTTCAATAAAACGCTGGAGCTCCGCCCCGGAGCTGGAGGGTGCTGTGGAAATGGGCAGGTTTCTGCGTAGCCGTGGTATTTTACCGGCCATAGCCCATACTGATGCTATTTATGAAGAAGTAGCCGAAGCCTTCGAAAATGGATATACATTGGCCACCCATTTTTACTCGGGTATGTCGGGCGTCATGCGCCGTAATGGCTACCGTTATGCCGGTGTAATTGAAAGCGGCTACCTGATCAATGAAATGGATGTAGAAGTTATTGCAGATGGCGTTCATTTACCGGCGCCTTTATTAAAGCTGATCTATAAAATAAAAGGAGCAGACCATATTGCATTAATTACTGATGCCATGCGTGCTGCGGGCATGCCGGAAGGTGACAGTATTTTAGGAGGAATGGAAACCGGGTTAAAAGTAGTAGTGGATAAAGGCGTAGCCTGGTTGCCGGACCGGAGCTCATTTGCAGGAAGCGTGGCTACAGCAGATCGACTGGTTAGGAACATAATTAACCTTGCCGAAGTATCTTTAACCGATGCTGTCAAAATGATCAGTCTTACCCCGGCCCGAATTATGGGTATTGATTCACATAAAGGATCGATAGCCGTTGGTAAGGACGCCGACCTGGTATTGTTTGATGAGGATATACAGATCCGCAAAACGATCGTAAAAGGGAATATCGTTTACAGCAGCGACAACCGCTAG
- a CDS encoding glucosamine-6-phosphate deaminase, whose amino-acid sequence MEMMVLKDKYELGIAAGKKTGELIRNTINEAGQANVILATGTSQFQTLEQLIKEEGIDWSKVVMFHLDEYIGLPVTHPASFRKYLKERFLEKVPPLKAYYLINGEADAEAERLRLNAIIQQHPIDVALVGVGENGHLAFNDPPADFDTEDPYLVVNLDEQCRMQQMGEGWFASLEEVPAQAISMSVKQIMKSTHIICSVPDGRKAQAVKDSIEQPVNPVYPASILQLHASCSYYLDQSSAALLSVASR is encoded by the coding sequence ATGGAAATGATGGTACTAAAAGATAAGTACGAATTAGGAATTGCTGCCGGGAAAAAAACCGGCGAGCTGATCCGCAATACGATCAATGAAGCAGGACAAGCCAATGTTATACTGGCTACCGGCACCAGCCAGTTCCAGACCCTGGAACAGTTAATAAAAGAAGAAGGAATTGACTGGAGCAAAGTGGTGATGTTTCACTTAGATGAATATATTGGGCTGCCGGTTACACATCCCGCCAGTTTCAGGAAATACCTGAAAGAACGTTTTTTAGAAAAAGTACCACCATTGAAAGCCTATTATCTTATTAATGGTGAAGCAGATGCGGAAGCGGAGCGCCTGCGTTTGAATGCCATTATTCAGCAGCACCCGATTGATGTAGCATTGGTGGGCGTTGGTGAAAACGGGCACCTTGCTTTTAATGATCCGCCCGCAGATTTTGACACCGAAGATCCTTACCTGGTAGTAAACCTGGATGAGCAATGTCGCATGCAGCAAATGGGTGAAGGCTGGTTTGCCTCGCTGGAAGAAGTGCCTGCACAAGCCATCAGCATGTCGGTAAAGCAGATCATGAAATCTACCCATATCATCTGTTCGGTACCCGATGGCAGAAAAGCTCAGGCGGTAAAAGACAGCATTGAACAACCTGTTAATCCTGTGTATCCTGCCAGCATCCTGCAATTACATGCATCCTGCAGTTATTACCTGGATCAGTCTTCGGCGGCATTACTGAGTGTAGCCTCTCGATAA
- a CDS encoding sugar MFS transporter, translating to MKEQTTTIPTQAPDPKRIIVSISIIAVVFFVIGFISWVNAILIPYFKIACELTTFESYFVTFAFYISYLVISVPSSYMLKKTGFKKGMAIGFAVMSVGAFIFIPAAATRTYGMFLTGLFALGTGLSVLQTAANPYITILGPIERAAQRISILGVCNKGAGILAPLIFAAVILRKTDTELFNRIPLMNPAERSVVLDELIQRVMVPYLVVGVVLLLLGLLILKSPLPEINTEEEDAELSKANAGKKSIFDFPFLILGAIAIFLHVGTQVISIDTIIGYATSMHIPLLEAKVFPSYTLFATICGYMLGVIAIPKLISQKKAFQLFTILGCVFSLLIVLVKTRVLFLGHDTDLSIWFLVLLGFANSLIWAGIWPLAMKGLGRFTKLGASIMIMGLCGNGLLPLVYGYLADLQGVKEAYWILIPCYLYLIYYAFYGHKVKKWSLKL from the coding sequence ATGAAAGAGCAAACTACTACTATACCCACTCAGGCCCCTGACCCTAAAAGGATCATTGTATCTATCAGCATTATTGCTGTTGTATTTTTTGTGATCGGTTTTATTTCCTGGGTCAATGCCATCTTAATACCCTATTTTAAAATTGCCTGCGAGCTTACTACTTTCGAATCTTATTTTGTCACCTTTGCCTTCTACATTTCTTACCTGGTGATATCAGTGCCTTCTTCTTACATGTTAAAAAAAACAGGCTTTAAAAAGGGGATGGCTATTGGATTTGCAGTAATGTCTGTAGGAGCTTTTATTTTCATACCGGCAGCAGCCACCCGTACTTACGGTATGTTTTTAACCGGATTATTTGCATTAGGAACGGGATTATCGGTTTTACAGACTGCAGCCAATCCCTACATTACCATTCTTGGTCCTATAGAGCGGGCAGCACAACGCATCAGTATCCTGGGCGTTTGTAATAAGGGCGCGGGTATATTGGCGCCACTGATTTTTGCTGCAGTGATACTACGTAAAACAGATACGGAGCTTTTTAACCGGATCCCCTTGATGAACCCGGCGGAGAGATCGGTAGTTCTGGATGAATTGATACAAAGGGTAATGGTTCCTTACCTGGTTGTTGGCGTTGTATTATTGTTATTAGGGTTATTGATATTGAAATCACCGCTGCCCGAGATCAATACAGAAGAGGAAGATGCCGAACTATCTAAAGCCAACGCCGGTAAAAAAAGCATCTTCGATTTCCCATTCCTGATTTTAGGCGCTATTGCCATCTTCCTGCATGTAGGCACACAGGTTATTTCTATTGATACCATTATCGGATATGCTACTTCTATGCACATACCACTGCTGGAGGCCAAAGTATTCCCGTCCTATACTTTATTTGCCACCATTTGTGGTTATATGCTCGGGGTTATTGCCATACCTAAACTCATCAGCCAGAAGAAAGCCTTTCAACTCTTCACTATACTGGGCTGTGTATTCTCCTTGTTGATTGTACTGGTAAAAACAAGGGTACTATTCCTGGGACATGATACGGATCTGTCCATTTGGTTTTTGGTATTATTGGGATTTGCCAATTCGCTGATCTGGGCCGGCATATGGCCACTGGCGATGAAGGGACTGGGGAGGTTTACGAAGCTGGGTGCCTCTATTATGATCATGGGACTTTGCGGAAATGGACTACTGCCGCTGGTATATGGTTACCTTGCAGATCTACAGGGGGTGAAAGAGGCTTACTGGATATTAATACCTTGCTACCTTTACCTGATCTATTACGCCTTTTATGGGCATAAGGTAAAAAAATGGTCTTTAAAATTGTAA
- a CDS encoding LacI family DNA-binding transcriptional regulator has translation MGRFVTIKDIAKKLNISVSTVSRALRDTYDVNQETREKVLALASELNYRPNFNAMGLVNRNSHNIAVILPFITNYYFSTVITGIQEVAYKHDYNIILHITNDSPERELSIIKNLAVSNLDGLLVSVSTNSDAGTHFQQVIDTGIPIVFFDRVSDGILTSKVMQDDYNGAFEAVEHLIERGYKKIAHIAGPEGLSFTQKRKKGYLDALKKHGLPVKEGWIVSSGFSQEDGQQDAAKLFSRKDHPDAVFAANDRKAIGAMVTLKEKGLQIGKQVGVIGFTNDPVSTVVTPTLSTIAEPAFEIGKKSCELLLKHINKRNFIAEDVTLPGTLIARESTHR, from the coding sequence ATGGGGCGTTTTGTAACTATTAAGGATATAGCTAAAAAATTAAATATTTCTGTCTCTACCGTGTCACGTGCGTTAAGAGATACTTACGACGTAAACCAGGAAACCCGCGAAAAGGTATTGGCATTAGCGAGTGAACTCAATTACCGGCCCAATTTTAATGCAATGGGCCTGGTGAACCGTAACTCCCATAATATTGCAGTGATCCTGCCTTTTATCACTAACTATTATTTCTCTACCGTTATTACCGGTATACAGGAAGTTGCGTATAAGCATGATTATAATATTATCCTCCATATTACCAACGACTCGCCCGAACGTGAGCTGTCGATTATAAAAAATCTGGCAGTTTCCAATCTGGATGGATTGCTGGTTTCTGTTTCAACAAATTCTGATGCAGGAACTCACTTTCAACAGGTGATCGACACGGGTATTCCTATTGTATTCTTTGACCGGGTATCGGATGGGATTCTTACCTCAAAAGTAATGCAGGACGACTATAATGGCGCATTTGAAGCGGTTGAGCATTTAATCGAACGGGGATATAAAAAGATCGCCCATATAGCAGGTCCCGAAGGATTAAGCTTTACACAAAAACGTAAAAAGGGCTACCTGGATGCTTTGAAGAAACATGGCCTTCCTGTAAAAGAGGGATGGATCGTTTCCTCAGGCTTTTCCCAGGAAGACGGACAGCAGGATGCCGCCAAACTGTTTAGCCGCAAAGACCACCCCGATGCTGTTTTTGCAGCGAATGACCGCAAGGCAATAGGCGCCATGGTTACATTGAAGGAAAAAGGGCTGCAGATTGGAAAGCAGGTTGGCGTAATAGGGTTTACTAATGATCCTGTTTCAACAGTTGTGACACCCACCTTATCTACTATCGCAGAGCCGGCATTCGAAATAGGTAAAAAAAGTTGTGAGCTGCTGCTAAAGCATATTAACAAACGCAATTTTATAGCCGAAGATGTGACACTACCCGGAACATTAATAGCAAGGGAGTCCACGCATCGCTAG
- a CDS encoding putative glycoside hydrolase, with protein MKLLDIGLLSASLLLTCFTGIAQKDEQPLRLQHIPSDGVPYAQIFDSRVKDASVYQKRGNKFFFIWGATKPDPIEGVTISKYFPSYRNPERQFDIEWYKKNHPDWIIYKEDKVTPAYGYIYDYGGLVPLDVSNPEVREFYLKEFMLPAVKQGYKVVAMDNVDLGNWPGAAGKYDKGKWVQLYTGKKNDKAFQENMIGWMRYLSENLNPLGVQVAANIKANSAPNDVVLRMMHSVNIWLDENGFTHTGKNITGSNWQRQFDYLKEIALIKGYISINQVEGAVEQADPAQIEWVIANFLLTRGPQSLLAITPFIDKKAIYQEFHYRPEMNVNIGSPVDKAVRQKAAWTRKFTKGMVVVNPSATETVSINLPKGKWKTIGGQIKQKTIQVAPASGFVLTRL; from the coding sequence ATGAAATTATTAGATATAGGGCTTTTGTCAGCCAGCTTGCTGCTAACCTGCTTCACGGGTATCGCTCAAAAAGATGAGCAACCGCTCCGGCTGCAGCATATACCTTCGGATGGTGTACCCTATGCGCAAATATTCGACAGCAGGGTGAAGGATGCTTCGGTATATCAAAAGCGGGGCAACAAATTTTTTTTTATCTGGGGTGCCACAAAACCTGATCCTATTGAGGGGGTAACGATCAGCAAATATTTCCCTTCGTATCGTAATCCGGAACGGCAATTCGATATTGAATGGTATAAAAAGAACCACCCCGATTGGATCATATATAAAGAAGATAAGGTGACACCCGCCTATGGCTATATATATGATTATGGTGGACTGGTGCCGCTGGATGTGTCCAATCCGGAAGTGCGTGAATTTTATTTAAAAGAATTTATGCTACCGGCCGTTAAGCAAGGTTATAAAGTGGTAGCGATGGATAACGTGGATTTGGGTAACTGGCCCGGGGCAGCAGGTAAATATGACAAGGGAAAATGGGTACAGTTATACACCGGTAAGAAAAATGATAAGGCCTTCCAGGAAAATATGATCGGCTGGATGCGCTATTTATCGGAGAACCTGAATCCATTGGGCGTTCAGGTAGCAGCCAATATCAAGGCTAACAGCGCTCCGAATGATGTGGTGTTGCGCATGATGCATTCAGTAAATATATGGCTGGATGAAAATGGCTTTACCCATACCGGAAAAAATATTACGGGCAGCAACTGGCAAAGGCAGTTTGACTATTTAAAAGAGATCGCTCTCATCAAAGGCTATATTTCTATTAACCAGGTAGAAGGCGCCGTAGAACAAGCTGATCCGGCGCAGATAGAATGGGTGATTGCTAACTTTTTACTCACACGTGGCCCCCAGAGTCTGCTGGCCATTACCCCCTTTATAGATAAGAAGGCTATTTACCAGGAGTTTCATTACCGTCCGGAAATGAATGTAAATATTGGATCGCCCGTAGATAAAGCGGTTCGGCAAAAAGCTGCCTGGACCAGGAAGTTTACCAAAGGAATGGTAGTGGTCAATCCTTCGGCCACAGAAACGGTAAGCATCAACTTACCAAAAGGCAAGTGGAAAACAATAGGCGGGCAGATAAAACAAAAGACAATACAGGTAGCACCCGCTTCTGGTTTCGTATTAACCAGGCTCTAA
- the recA gene encoding recombinase RecA, with translation MAKTDKSPEIDVNNEKFKALKLTMEKIDKDYGKGSVMLMNEKAVESHAVVSTGSIGLDTALGIGGLPKGRVIEIYGPESSGKTTIATHVIAEAQKKGGMCAIIDAEHAFDSVYAQKLGVNVDNLLISQPDYGEQALEIADRLILSGALDVVVIDSVAALVPKSELEGEMGDSKMGLHARLMSQALRKLTATISKTNTICIFINQLREKIGVMFGNPETTTGGNALKFYASVRLDIRRSAQIKDGDEAIGNRVKVKVVKNKVAPPFRAAEFDIIFGEGISKTGEIIDMGVELNIIQKSGSWYSYNSDKLGQGRDAVKSLLIDNPELAGEIEAKIREKIVEMKSA, from the coding sequence ATGGCAAAGACAGATAAATCACCCGAAATAGACGTTAATAACGAGAAGTTTAAAGCACTAAAGCTTACCATGGAAAAAATCGATAAAGATTATGGTAAGGGCAGTGTAATGTTGATGAATGAGAAAGCCGTAGAGTCGCATGCAGTGGTTTCTACGGGCTCTATTGGACTTGATACTGCGCTGGGCATCGGAGGCTTACCTAAAGGCCGTGTGATCGAAATATATGGTCCGGAGTCATCTGGTAAAACAACTATTGCTACACATGTTATAGCAGAAGCGCAGAAAAAAGGCGGCATGTGTGCCATTATTGATGCAGAACACGCTTTTGATAGCGTGTACGCCCAAAAGCTGGGAGTAAATGTAGATAACCTTTTGATCAGTCAGCCGGATTATGGAGAACAGGCATTAGAAATTGCTGACCGGTTGATACTCTCTGGAGCCCTGGATGTTGTGGTGATAGATTCTGTTGCTGCACTGGTACCTAAGAGTGAGCTGGAGGGGGAAATGGGCGATAGTAAAATGGGGCTGCACGCCCGTTTAATGAGCCAGGCCTTAAGAAAGCTAACGGCTACTATTTCCAAAACCAATACCATTTGTATATTCATTAACCAGCTAAGGGAAAAAATTGGTGTTATGTTCGGTAATCCCGAAACAACCACCGGTGGTAACGCCCTGAAGTTCTATGCTTCAGTAAGGTTAGACATTCGCCGCTCCGCTCAAATTAAAGATGGCGATGAAGCAATAGGGAACCGTGTAAAAGTAAAAGTAGTAAAAAACAAAGTTGCCCCTCCATTCCGTGCTGCTGAATTTGATATCATTTTTGGAGAAGGAATTTCCAAAACGGGTGAGATTATAGACATGGGCGTTGAGTTGAATATCATTCAAAAAAGCGGATCCTGGTATAGCTACAACAGCGATAAACTGGGACAAGGCCGTGATGCGGTGAAAAGCTTATTAATTGATAATCCTGAATTAGCGGGTGAAATTGAAGCAAAAATCAGGGAGAAGATAGTAGAAATGAAAAGTGCTTAA